A single genomic interval of Dromiciops gliroides isolate mDroGli1 chromosome 1, mDroGli1.pri, whole genome shotgun sequence harbors:
- the PAK1IP1 gene encoding p21-activated protein kinase-interacting protein 1 isoform X1: MLCVRVLEHSRPDPASRRRVPEEGKETRECARQYGASLWLLRASSFRVHGAQGAGSERPERGTVLRSGDINARNQNNPWPQEAYTLRRKNNIQGSWKKWTPVADFTHHGHAASLSAVAVNNRFVVTGSKDETIHIYDMKKKVEHGALLHHNGTINCLKFFGNGHLISGGEDGLICVWDAKKWDCLKSIKAHKGHVTSLSVHPSGKLALSVGTDKTLRTWNLIEGRSAFIKNIKQNAHIVEWSPSGEKYIVVTVNKIDIYQLETASITGTITTGKRISSVTFISDSILAVAGDEEIVRLFDCESQKCLCEFKAHENRVKDICSFEVPEHHVIVTASSDGFIKMWRHNPNKKTPPSLLCEVNTKARLTCLGVWLDKITDTKDHLPTAAAPSPVNKEEQEFKTSPPKSDDSAGKKQQSKKLDCTKDSKKPTKAENVVSVKKRKLEGVLEKKKKKKVQITE; encoded by the exons ATGCTGTGCGTTAGGGTCCTAGAGCACTCGCGTCCTGACCCCGCCTCCAGGCGCCGCGTTccggaagaagggaaggagacacGTGAGTGTGCCCGGCAGTATGGAGCTAGTTTGTGGCTGCTACGAGCAAGTTCTTTTCGGGTTCACGGTGCGCAGGGAGCCGGGTCCGAGCGGCCAGAGCGAG gtactgtgctgagatCTGGAGATATAAATgcaagaaatcaaaataatccttggcctcaagaagcttacactctaagaaggaaaaataacatcCAGGGCAGCTGGAAG AAATGGACCCCTGTGGCTGACTTCACCCACCATGGTCATGCTGCCTCCTTGTCAGCAGTGGCTGTAAATAACCGTTTTGTGGTCACTGGAAGCAAAGATGAAACAATTCACATCtatgatatgaaaaaaaaggTAGAGCATGGAGCACTGCTGCATCATAATG GCACAATAAATTGCCTGAAATTCTTTGGTAATGGGCACTTAatcagtggaggagaagatggactAATTTGTGTGTGGGATGCGAAGAAATGGGACTGTTTGAAGTCTATTAAAGCACATAA gggacaTGTGACTTCTCTTTCTGTACATCCATCTGGCAAGTTGGCACTATCAGTGGGAACGGACAAGACATTACG AACTTGGAACCTTATTGAAGGAAGATCCGCattcataaaaaatataaaacaaa aTGCTCACATAGTTGAATGGTCCCCTAGTGGAGAGAAGTATATTGTTGTCACAGTGAACAAGATAGATATCTACCAACTTGAAACTGCATCCATTACTGGTACCATCACCACTGGAAAGAGAATTTCTTCTGTTACATTTATTTCA GATTCCATACTTGCTGTGGctggagatgaagaaattgtAAGGTTGTTTGACTGTGAGTCACAAAAATGTCTCTGTGAATTTAAGGCTCATGAAAACAG AGTAAAAGACATTTGCAGCTTTGAAGTCCCAGAGCATCATGTTATTGTTACAGCATCGAGTGATGGCTTCATCAAAATGTGGAGGCATAACCCAAATAAG AAGACACCCCCATCTTTACTATGTGAAGTAAATACTAAAGCCAGACTCACCTGCCTTGGAGTGTGGCTAGACAAAATTACGGACACCAAAGATCATCTTCCTACAGCTGCAGCCCCCTCTCCTG TAAACAAAGAAGAACAAGAGTTCAAGACTAGCCCCCCAAAATCTGATGATTCAGCAGGAAAAAAGCAACAATCCAAGAAATTAGATTGCACTAAGGATagtaaaaaaccaacaaaagcaGAAAATGTAGTGTCagtcaagaaaagaaaattggaaggtgtactagaaaaaaagaaaaaaaagaaagtgcaaatCACTGAATAA
- the PAK1IP1 gene encoding p21-activated protein kinase-interacting protein 1 isoform X2 encodes MELVCGCYEQVLFGFTVRREPGPSGQSEKWTPVADFTHHGHAASLSAVAVNNRFVVTGSKDETIHIYDMKKKVEHGALLHHNGTINCLKFFGNGHLISGGEDGLICVWDAKKWDCLKSIKAHKGHVTSLSVHPSGKLALSVGTDKTLRTWNLIEGRSAFIKNIKQNAHIVEWSPSGEKYIVVTVNKIDIYQLETASITGTITTGKRISSVTFISDSILAVAGDEEIVRLFDCESQKCLCEFKAHENRVKDICSFEVPEHHVIVTASSDGFIKMWRHNPNKKTPPSLLCEVNTKARLTCLGVWLDKITDTKDHLPTAAAPSPVNKEEQEFKTSPPKSDDSAGKKQQSKKLDCTKDSKKPTKAENVVSVKKRKLEGVLEKKKKKKVQITE; translated from the exons ATGGAGCTAGTTTGTGGCTGCTACGAGCAAGTTCTTTTCGGGTTCACGGTGCGCAGGGAGCCGGGTCCGAGCGGCCAGAGCGAG AAATGGACCCCTGTGGCTGACTTCACCCACCATGGTCATGCTGCCTCCTTGTCAGCAGTGGCTGTAAATAACCGTTTTGTGGTCACTGGAAGCAAAGATGAAACAATTCACATCtatgatatgaaaaaaaaggTAGAGCATGGAGCACTGCTGCATCATAATG GCACAATAAATTGCCTGAAATTCTTTGGTAATGGGCACTTAatcagtggaggagaagatggactAATTTGTGTGTGGGATGCGAAGAAATGGGACTGTTTGAAGTCTATTAAAGCACATAA gggacaTGTGACTTCTCTTTCTGTACATCCATCTGGCAAGTTGGCACTATCAGTGGGAACGGACAAGACATTACG AACTTGGAACCTTATTGAAGGAAGATCCGCattcataaaaaatataaaacaaa aTGCTCACATAGTTGAATGGTCCCCTAGTGGAGAGAAGTATATTGTTGTCACAGTGAACAAGATAGATATCTACCAACTTGAAACTGCATCCATTACTGGTACCATCACCACTGGAAAGAGAATTTCTTCTGTTACATTTATTTCA GATTCCATACTTGCTGTGGctggagatgaagaaattgtAAGGTTGTTTGACTGTGAGTCACAAAAATGTCTCTGTGAATTTAAGGCTCATGAAAACAG AGTAAAAGACATTTGCAGCTTTGAAGTCCCAGAGCATCATGTTATTGTTACAGCATCGAGTGATGGCTTCATCAAAATGTGGAGGCATAACCCAAATAAG AAGACACCCCCATCTTTACTATGTGAAGTAAATACTAAAGCCAGACTCACCTGCCTTGGAGTGTGGCTAGACAAAATTACGGACACCAAAGATCATCTTCCTACAGCTGCAGCCCCCTCTCCTG TAAACAAAGAAGAACAAGAGTTCAAGACTAGCCCCCCAAAATCTGATGATTCAGCAGGAAAAAAGCAACAATCCAAGAAATTAGATTGCACTAAGGATagtaaaaaaccaacaaaagcaGAAAATGTAGTGTCagtcaagaaaagaaaattggaaggtgtactagaaaaaaagaaaaaaaagaaagtgcaaatCACTGAATAA